The Methylobacterium radiotolerans JCM 2831 genome includes the window CGGGACGCTGTCGGAAAGCTGGGTTCATGATAGCCGCAAGATAACATCTTTAGAGGTGCATCGGTGTCAGTGACGGCATGGATAGCGTTGGTAGCTCTGGCCTTCACCGGCACGCAGGCGTGGATCGCCTTACGGAAACTCCGTCTCGATCTCTTCGAGAAGCGCTTCCAGGCCTACGAGGCCATCAACACCGCGATCAACGATCGGCGCGCCGAAATGGGCCAGCGAGACTCAACGAGGCCGCTAGAGCCCGACATCGAGGTTTTGCGGCGCATCTGGGTCCTGCAGCGGCAAATGCGGGTTCTGTTCCCGGTCGACGTCTCGGACTGCCTCACACGGATCGACGCTGCTCTGATCGCCTGCGACGTCGCGCACATGGAATGGCGCAGCATCGCTCGCGTTGCCGCCTATTCCGATCCGAAGGAGACCGGCGCGAAGCACACCGCCTCGATGAAGGCCGACCAAGACCTGCGGGCCGCCCAGGACGAGCTCGCGAGGCTGACACACCGGTACATCCGCCAGTATGGCTGGGTCGAATTGGCTGGCGTGCATGCCCGCCGCTGGACCGAAAGCCGGATGGCGCAATTCGTCCGGTGGTACAACCGCGTTCGCCGCTAACCGTATCCTATCTGCATGTTGTGAGCATGATAGACGCAAGATGACAGCTGACGGGTAGAAGGAATGCAGTGAATGCATGGCGGTGCGGGTTCTCTGATCCCTTTCCGTAGTGAGCAGCAGAACGAGCCATGCAGTGCCTTCCAGGCTCGAACCACCCCAGAGCTCCCCGTGCATCCCGCGCGGCAACGGCTCGGGGCCACTCTGGAAGGTCTCCCAATGTCGTCATCCACCAAGCCCGACACCGCACAATCCCACGCCGCCGGCCGGTCCCTCATTCTCGGTGAGAACCAGATCCTCACCGCCGAGGAACTCGAACGGTACAAACTCACGGCCCTGGCCAGGGGCCATTATGTCGGCGCTGAACCAGCGTCCTACGGAGGGGGTAAGCTCTTCGTGGTCCGGACGTACGCTACCCGGGAAGATTACGAAGAGGGGCAGAGCCTCCTCTACCTGCGTCTGCCGCCGGTTGCCGGCCCGAGCAGAGATTGATCTAGCCATGCGCTCCGGCCAGCATGTCATGTCCGGTCGGCGCGGCTTGAGCAAGCTACGGAACCCGTCAGGAGATCACCGCCGCGGCCCAACCCTGAGCAAGCCCACGGTGCCTGACGCAGTAGGGGACCTTGGTCTCAGCGCAGACGACCGAAGCTCGGGCGTTGCAACCGGGGCTTGCACAGCCGATCATCGGAGAGGGCTGCTCTTCCTCGGCCGTCGTAGGCTTCGGACGCCGCTGCGCCTCGTAATCGGTCATCCACCACATCGGCCGAGCGCGTCTGTCGCCGCCGCAGAATTCTTCAGCCCAGGCGATGAACCAGCCATCACGCTAGGCGATCTGCGCGGCCTTGACCGTCTCGGCCGTGATCGACCCTCGAGGCGGATGCAGCAGCAGATCGGAGAACTTCGTGTGGATCTGCCACGCATGGAAGCCCTCCGGGGTGTGTAACGCGCTCCATGCCTCCGGCTTGGGCGTGTCCTCGTGCTGCGCCGCTGAAGGCCGATCAGGGGCTGCAGGCGGGACGGCAGGCAGGACGATCCGCTCCGCCTCTATCACGTCAACCGTGCCACCATCCTGGGCCGCGCTCACCACGCTCCGGCGGTTCTCTGCAGCGATGGCTGCCGGATCGATACCCTTCGCCACTCCGCCGCGGCGCACCCGGCGCGCCTGGCCGTCGACCTCGTGGCAGATGGTCGGGAAGATGGTGCGCTTCCGGCACCGGACCGCAACCACGGCGCGACAGTCTCGCCGGCGAGCCTCGTTGCGTATCGGCTCGCGCTGGTGATGTCGGCCGCTCCTCCGCCCGTGGTTTTAGGCCCTGGCGGGGTCGAGCAGCCGACGGATCACGGCGTGGTTGGTCTGGCGGCCATGATGGCGATGGCCAGCGCGTTGCGGAACGTCTTCTCCTGCGGGCCAGCCCGCTCCACCCGGTCTAGGGCAGGCGTCGCATCCACGATGACTGCGAGGTCGAGGCTGTGGCCACTGCGGAAGTGGTATGGGGCGACGCCTGGGTCCCGCATGTAGGCGTCGATCGCCCCAACGATTTCTTGACTGCTGACGACGCCTGCCTTGCGCAGGTCTGCGAGGGTTGAAGGGCCGGTCGGCATGGTCGCGCTGATCAGCCCTCAGAGCTGCCTGAATGTATAAACCAAGCGATCGTCCGATTAATTGTGGGGCGGCTTGGTGAATTTTGGAATACGGTCGCGCATTTCACTCATGAAATCATCGAACGATTTCATCGCAAACGGGCCTGATTTATTAAACAGGCTCCGAGGGACTGATTGTCCTGCGTCTTTCCAGGCGATTTCCATAGCGGCCTTCACTTGAGACTGGAGATGATCGGGCAGCTTGTGAAAGGCGATCATCCAGGCATCCGCTTGGATCCTGAAGGCTTCCCCTACGCGGTCGCCAGCATCCTTGATCTCGGCAACGGCCATGGCAGCTGCCACTGGTACCACGTAATCGGGATACCTCGGACACGCCAACAAGTACGAAGGAAACCCGCTTGAAAAATTCAGGCGGTTCACTGCGACCATGAAGCGGCTTATTGCTTCGGCACCTTCTCCAGGGGGCAGCCCCAGATTGAAGATCGCTCCTGCCAGGTTGCCGAGGTCTTCCTCAGTCCGCGCCGCGTCACACAAGCGTTTGAACGCTTCCAGAGCGTTCCGCTCAAGCCCTTCCGGGATCGCCGCTCGATCCAAGAGCGCGCGGTATGTCTTCAATCCCTGCTTGAAGTCCCCCGTCGCAGCATCAGCGACGACTGCCGCGACGTCGAACTCCGTGGCGACTCGAGCCGCCATGGGTGCGCTCGGTTCCAAGATCGTCGCGAGGTCCTGCTGGGTTTGCAGCCGCAGGACTTTCTCGGACAGCGAAGCTAGGTAGCGCTTGAACGCTTCATCGTGAGACTTCGCATCCGGGAATGATGCAGCCGGATCAATGACCTTCACGCCAAAGTCGCGCGTCAAATCCTCCATCGCTGGCGCATAGCGGTAGGCAATCAGGTAGGACGGCGGCATCTTGCCACCAAATGCAGCCGCCAGCTCCCGGAATATCAGATGTATATTTGGGTCTTGAAAGCTGTACCCAACAAACAGAAAGCCCTTCGCTAGTAAATCGGCCTGCATGCGGATATTTAGGAAATGCCTGGTATCGGAGATCCGATTTGCATACGATCGACCGCTGAAAATGACGGTTTCGGGATGCGCAAGATCACCGTGATATTTGACGAGCAGTCTCTCCGCCGGAGTCGAGGTCGCCAGATCCTCGATGCGAGCCACCACACGATGAGGCCGTCCCTTCTTGGACGAGGCTAATTCAAATTGATTGTCTTGGTTCGTTGTGTAGAGCACGCCGGCGTTGAGGCTGACGAGGAAGAGGTGCGCCCAACCCTTCACGTCATCAAAGCTGTCGAGGATCAAGCCGCTCCGCAGGTAGTCGGCTAGCGCGCTTTCACCGTTCGCGCCCCCACCCTTTGCATCGACGTACCTGTCGGCGACCTCCAGAAAGTTGTCGCGCTTGTCTGGTGGCAGACCGATCGCGTCGGCGAGCCCATCAATCAGATCGCGCCAGAGCACCCCGGACTGCGGAGCTGAAACGCCGGCTCCGAAGAACGGAACGAGTTTGTGCTTCGCCAAACCGGCAGCGATTTCGTCGATCATGACGCCTCCTTGAGAGCGCTTGCGCGCCCCGTGGATCCTCAACGTTGACTTAACCGTGTGCGCCGGCCGACATGCCATGTCCGGCTACGCATCGCCTTGCGCGAGTCGCTAGCTGGGGCACCAACAGGAGCACCGACCGCCGCAGTAGGACCCTGAAAAGCCAAAGGCCCCACCCCGGCAAGGGTGAGGCCTTCGAAATCGAGTTGGCCTGTGGGGGCCCGTTTCCAATCCCCACAAGCCATGAAGCGCCCTCGGGCGTCAAGTCAGAACCCCAGTTCTGGCAGCGATACCGGCTTGTCTTGAACGGAGCGCACAGCCTGCGCCGCCGATCGTCCCTCTGTGGCCCTTTGGAAAGGGCCGAGACACGTGTTCGCAGACGAGATCCGCCGCGCGATCGAGGCGGCAGACCGAATCACCTTGCCTCAGGTGACAGCACTTCTCTGGCGTGCCTACGGGGATGGGCAGGTGACGGAGGCCGAGGCCGAGGAGCTGTCTGTTCTGATTGAGAGCCGGACCCTGTCTGGAAGCGGAGCCAGGCTCGGACAGAACCCGAACTCAACAGGAACTGAGCGCGGGGAGAGGACAGCCGAACCCCGGACATTGGTACAAGCCGCCAGGAGGGCCGTCGGCTCGCGCCCGCGCACGGATGCCTCGATGGAGCGCCGTCGCCGCTGGGCCGCCTCTGGGCGGCTTCCTCCAGGGCTCGCGGCCCAGTTCACGCTGGCCGAGCAGGCGGTTCTCAGCCTCGTGGCAGCCGAGACCGTGCGCCGTAAGGACTGCCGGCTGTCGGTGCCGAACCTCGCCGCGGTCGCTGGTGTAGCCGAAACCACCGTACGCAACGCGATCCGGGAAGCCCGGAAGCTCGGCCTCCTGACCGTCGAGGAGCGAAAGATCACCGGCTTCCGCAACGACACCAACATCGTGCGCATCATCTCGCCCGAGTGGACCGCTTGGCTGCGGCTGACGAGGAGGCGAGACCCACTATCCAAGCTTGGATCGTCCGCTTCCGCCACTGTGCCACAGGGGGGAGGGTGCAAATCCGCGAACCGCACGCATACTGAAGTTCTAAACCTATCAGAATCGGGGAAAGCAAAACCGTCAAAGAGCTGCCGAGGGGCAGCGAGCGACATTAGCCAAAGCGATCACACCAAAATCCGCGTAGCTGGTCGTATGGTCTGAGCTATGCAGACGGAGAATGCGGGAGGACGATATGTCGAACGACGAAGAGGTGCTGGCTGGCGCCAGTCTACCGAGATGGTTCAAGGGCTCGGTTCGGAGTCTCGGTGGCATCATTCGCCTTGCTGCAGAAGCAGGCGGCTCAGTCGACACCGCGGTCGATAATGCCACCATCCACCTTGGCGATCTCAGAAATCGAGCGGCGCGAGACACTGTCGGCTTCACGGAAGCTGCACGTGCTGTGTTGTTCGCGATTCAGGAGCTCGATACCTATACGGGGAGAACGCATGTCAATGCGCCTGGCTATAGTTCTACTGTAGGCCAACTGAAAGCCGATGCGGTCAGCGCACTTCGCCACCTTGTCGAGCTACTGCGCACTGCCGAGCCGAGCGAATCTGCCAAGGCGCTGTTCATCGACTGAGGAGCTTCCGATGTTCCCTGCTCGCGACTATTACGATCGCATTGTCCGCCCAACAGTCCAAGATTTCCAGTCCAGTAATACCGATGTTCGGTTAGGCATGCTCGCGTGTATGGTGTTGCTGCACACCGTGGATCACGTTTATCAAAATCGAGAAACTGATCCTGAAGCTGCCAACGTTGCAGTGGGGCGCTTCAACCGGACCCACAGCGATCGGAGCGAGGATCCGGGCAGCA containing:
- a CDS encoding SIR2 family NAD-dependent protein deacylase — encoded protein: MIDEIAAGLAKHKLVPFFGAGVSAPQSGVLWRDLIDGLADAIGLPPDKRDNFLEVADRYVDAKGGGANGESALADYLRSGLILDSFDDVKGWAHLFLVSLNAGVLYTTNQDNQFELASSKKGRPHRVVARIEDLATSTPAERLLVKYHGDLAHPETVIFSGRSYANRISDTRHFLNIRMQADLLAKGFLFVGYSFQDPNIHLIFRELAAAFGGKMPPSYLIAYRYAPAMEDLTRDFGVKVIDPAASFPDAKSHDEAFKRYLASLSEKVLRLQTQQDLATILEPSAPMAARVATEFDVAAVVADAATGDFKQGLKTYRALLDRAAIPEGLERNALEAFKRLCDAARTEEDLGNLAGAIFNLGLPPGEGAEAISRFMVAVNRLNFSSGFPSYLLACPRYPDYVVPVAAAMAVAEIKDAGDRVGEAFRIQADAWMIAFHKLPDHLQSQVKAAMEIAWKDAGQSVPRSLFNKSGPFAMKSFDDFMSEMRDRIPKFTKPPHN